In Candidatus Thermoplasmatota archaeon, the genomic window TAAGGATATTATTGTCATCGAGGTCAAGAAAAGCAAAACAAAGCCAGTATTTGCCTTTGATAAAGTTTACAAAAGGGTAGGAAAAAGTAATCAGAGAGTTTCAAGTGATGAGATAAGAAAATTGGCACTGGAAGGAAAGAAGATTTACTGGGATGAAGAGATTTGCGAAGGAGCGAATTTAGAGGATATTGATGAAGATAAGGTGAGGTGGTTTTTAGAGGAGGCAAGGCATAAAAGAGGGTTGGATATAAACGAAAATAGTCCTGTTGAAGAGGCATTGTTGCGATTGAAATTGTTGAAAGCGGGAAAACCAACAAATGGTGCTGTTCTGTTGTTTGGCAAAGACCCGCAGCGAAGATTCATACAATCTGAAGTTAAGTGCATCAGGTTTAAAGGTGTTAGTGTTACAGGCGAGATGATAGATCTAAGAACTGTGGATGGTGATGTGTTTGACCAATTAATAGAAGCAGAGAAGTTCATCTTCAACAACATTGCTTTGTCTGCATGGATAGAAGAAGGGAAAATCCAGCGGCAGGAGCGGTGGGAGTATCCACCAAAAGCGATAAGAGAAGCACTTGCGAATGCAATAAGTCACAGGGACTACGAAACAACATCCAAGGTTCAGGTAAGGATATTTGATGATCGGATGGAGTTCTGGAATGCTGGTAGGTTGCCGGAAGGCTGGACTGTCGAGACGCTCAGGCAGGTGCATGAGTCCATACCAAGAAATCCAGCGATAGCAAAGCAGTTCTTCTGGGTCAGGTATATTGAAGAGGTTGGGACCGGAACAAACAAGATCATAGAGTGGTGTATTGATTGGGGACTGCCAGAGCCGGAATTTGAATTTACGGGAACAAGTTTGGTCGTGACTTTTAGAAAATCCCGGCTTACGGATGAATACTTAGAACAATTGGGTTTAAATGATAGGCAGAAGAGAGCTATAACGTATCTGAAAGAGCACGGAAAAATTGACAGAAAAACTTATTGCGATATTTGTGGTGTTGGAAAAACAGTTGCTCATGAAGAGTTAGCTGATATGGTAAATAAAGAACTTATAGATATGGTCGGTAAGGGGAGAGGAGTCCACTATATTTTGCGGATGAAACGGACGATTAGCGGACGATTAGGAAACGATTA contains:
- a CDS encoding putative DNA binding domain-containing protein, with product MIKIKDPIEKGESETVEFKPSLSQTDKIMECVSAFSNTKGGIIVIGVTDKGEVGGVDIGKKTIETLANRIKQNTDPAIYPSISVENVEGKDIIVIEVKKSKTKPVFAFDKVYKRVGKSNQRVSSDEIRKLALEGKKIYWDEEICEGANLEDIDEDKVRWFLEEARHKRGLDINENSPVEEALLRLKLLKAGKPTNGAVLLFGKDPQRRFIQSEVKCIRFKGVSVTGEMIDLRTVDGDVFDQLIEAEKFIFNNIALSAWIEEGKIQRQERWEYPPKAIREALANAISHRDYETTSKVQVRIFDDRMEFWNAGRLPEGWTVETLRQVHESIPRNPAIAKQFFWVRYIEEVGTGTNKIIEWCIDWGLPEPEFEFTGTSLVVTFRKSRLTDEYLEQLGLNDRQKRAITYLKEHGKIDRKTYCDICGVGKTVAHEELADMVNKELIDMVGKGRGVHYILRMKRTISGRLGND